Proteins encoded together in one Lathyrus oleraceus cultivar Zhongwan6 chromosome 5, CAAS_Psat_ZW6_1.0, whole genome shotgun sequence window:
- the LOC127083173 gene encoding selenium-binding protein 2 codes for MAGNGCCKSGPGYATPLDAIKGPRETLIYVTAVYTGTGIEKPDYLATVDVDPNSPSFSKVIHRLPVPNVGDELHHTGWNSCSSCHGDPSAKRRFLIVPGLTSGRIHVVDTKTDPRAPSLHKVVEPADILEKTGLAYPHTSHCLASGEIMISCIGDKEGNADGNGFLLLDSEFNVKGRWEKPGHSPLFGYDFWYQPRFNTMISTSWGAPKAFRQGFNLQHVADGLYGRHLHVYNWPGGELRQTLDLGEKGLLPLEIRFLHDPAKDTGFVGSALSSNMIRFFKKEDDSWGHEIVIQVEPLKVQNWFLPEMPGLITDFLISLDDRFLYFVNWLHGDIRQYNIEDVKNPKLTGQLWVGGLFQKGSPVVAVKDDGETWQIDVPEIKGNKLRGGPQMIQLSLDGKRLYVTNSLYSAWDKQFYPKLVEQGSHILQVDVDTENGGLKINPNFFVDFGAEPNGPSLAHEMRYPGGDCTSDIWI; via the exons ATGGCAGGAAATGGATGCTGCAAATCAGGGCCAGGCTATGCTACTCCTCTTGACGCCATTAAGGGTCCAAGAGAAACTCTTATTTATGTCACTGCTGTTTACACAG GAACTGGAATTGAGAAGCCTGATTATTTGGCTACGGTTGATGTGGATCCAAACTCTCCAAGTTTTTCCAAAGTGATTCATAGATTACCTGTTCCTAACGTTGGTGATGAATTGCATCATACTGGTTGGAATTCTTGCAGCTCTTGCCATGGCGACCCGTCTGCAAAGAGAAGATTTCTCATCGTACCCGGACTTAC ATCGGGTCGTATACATGTGGTTGACACCAAAACAGATCCAAGGGCTCCATCTTTGCACAAAGTTGTAGAGCCTGCAGATATCTTGGAGAAGACTGGATTAGCTTATCCACACACTTCTCATTGTTTGGCTTCTGGTGAAATTATGATCTCGTGTATCGGAGATAAAGAAGGAAATGCCGATGGAAATGGATTTCTACTTCTTGATTCAGAGTTTAATGTGAAAGGAAG GTGGGAGAAACCAGGTCACAGTCCATTGTTTGGATATGATTTTTGGTACCAACCGCGGTTCAATACTATGATTAGCACATCATGGGGTGCTCCTAAGGCCTTTCGACAAGGTTTTAACTTGCAGCATGTTGCTGATGGACTCTATGGGAGGCATCTTCACGTATACAACTGGCCCGGGGGCGAACTGAGACAAACACTGGACCTTGGTGAAAAAGGGCTTTTACCCTTGGAG ATTAGGTTCCTTCATGATCCTGCTAAAGACACAGGTTTTGTTGGGAGTGCATTGTCAAGTAACATGATACGATTTTTCAAGAAAGAAGATGACTCATGGGGCCATGAG ATTGTGATACAAGTGGAACCATTGAAAGTGCAAAACTGGTTTCTTCCTGAAATGCCTGGCCTTATAACTGATTTTCTGATTTCTCTTGATGACCGGTTTCTGTACTTCGTAAACTGGCTTCACGGCGATATAAGACAGTATAACATTGAGGATGTCAAAAATCCTAAACTAACTGGTCAATTATGGGTTGGTGGCCTTTTCCAGAAAGGAAGCCCTGTAGTTGCTGTTAAGGATGACGGCGAAACTTGGCAAATTGATGTGCCCGAGATTAAG GGGAATAAGCTGAGAGGGGGTCCTCAGATGATTCAATTGAGCTTAGACGGAAAGAGGCTGTATGTTACCAACTCGTTGTACAGTGCTTGGGATAAACAGTTTTATCCAAAGCTTGTAGAGCAAGGATCTCACATTTTACAGGTTGATGTTGATACTGAGAATGGTGGTCTGAAAATCAACCCAAACTTCTTTGTGGACTTTGGAGCTGAGCCTAATGGTCCTTCCCTTGCTCATGAGATGAGATACCCTGGTGGTGACTGCACCTCAGATATATGGATTTAA
- the LOC127083174 gene encoding probable xyloglucan galactosyltransferase GT14 codes for MENPAIISRTSNNHHQLWFAFLISFLLFSLFLRFHYSNNFQSPNTVITFSINNTDSCHGRYVFIQNIPSRFNQFLLQNCQFLTRGTDQPNMCPYMNNMGLGPEIKNENFSDILLTNTWYATNQFSLEVIFHNRMKSYECLTNDSALASAVFVPSYIGLDISRFLWVANLTVRDSSGFELVRWLVEKPEWKRMWGRDHFLISGRISWDFRRQFDDLAYWGSKFRFLPESMNMSMLAVEGSSWNNDYAIPYPTSFHPLFDNDVYQWQSKIRHQKRQFLFTFTGAPRPELEDSIRGKIIKQCRGSSSCKFIDCSSEKCDDPVNVMKVFENSVFSLQPSGDSYTRRSIFDSILAGCIPVFFHPGTAYSQYKWHFPKNRSEYSVYIPVKDVKEWNVDIRKVLLKIPENEVIAMREEVIKLIPKIVYADPRGKLDNFDDAFDIALKGILERIENVREEIRKGRDPSIGFADEDHYKYTFSDN; via the coding sequence ATGGAAAACCCTGCTATCATCTCTCGAACTTCCAACAATCATCACCAACTCTGGTTCGCTTTTCTCATTTCCTTTCTCTTATTCTCATTATTTCTACGTTTTCATTATTCAAACAACTTTCAATCTCCCAACACTGTCATCACTTTCTCAATCAACAACACTGATTCCTGCCATGGCCGCTACGTTTTCATCCAAAACATCCCATCTCGTTTCAACCAGTTTCTCCTTCAAAACTGTCAATTTCTCACCCGAGGAACCGATCAACCCAACATGTGTCCTTATATGAACAACATGGGTTTGGGTCCTGAGATTAAAAACGAAAATTTTAGTGATATTCTTTTAACAAACACTTGGTATGCAACTAATCAGTTTTCGTTGGAGGTTATTTTTCATAATAGGATGAAGAGTTATGAATGTTTGACGAATGATTCGGCTTTAGCTTCTGCTGTTTTTGTTCCGTCGTATATTGGTCTTGATATTAGTCGTTTTCTTTGGGTGGCTAATCTTACTGTCAGAGATTCTTCTGGTTTTGAGCTTGTGAGATGGCTTGTGGAGAAACCCGAATGGAAGAGAATGTGGGGGAGAGATCATTTTCTTATTTCTGGTAGAATTTCTTGGGATTTTAGAAGGCAGTTTGATGATTTGGCTTATTGGGGTAGTAAGTTTAGGTTTTTACCTGAATCTATGAATATGTCTATGTTAGCAGTCGAGGGTAGTTCATGGAATAATGATTATGCGATACCGTATCCGACTTCGTTTCATCCGTTATTCGATAACGATGTTTATCAATGGCAGAGTAAAATCAGACATCAAAAGAGGCAGTTCTTGTTTACTTTCACAGGAGCACCAAGGCCTGAGCTTGAAGATTCTATAAGGGGGAAAATTATAAAACAGTGTCGAGGTTCGAGTTCGTGCAAGTTCATTGATTGTAGCTCTGAGAAATGTGATGATCCTGTTAATGTTATGAAAGTGTTTGAAAATTCTGTGTTCTCTTTGCAACCCTCTGGTGATTCATACACAAGAAGATCGATTTTCGATTCGATTTTAGCCGGTTGTATTCCTGTGTTTTTTCATCCCGGTACTGCTTATTCGCAATACAAGTGGCATTTTCCGAAAAACAGAAGTGAATATTCTGTTTATATACCTGTGAAGGATGTGAAAGAATGGAACGTTGATATTAGAAAGGTGTTGTTGAAGATTCCTGAGAATGAAGTGATTGCAATGAGAGAAGAGGTTATAAAACTTATTCCGAAAATTGTTTATGCAGATCCTAGAGGTAAGTTAGATAATTTTGATGATGCATTTGATATAGCATTGAAAGGGATACTTGAAAGAATTGAGAATGTAAGAGAAGAGATTAGGAAAGGGAGAGATCCTAGTATTGGTTTTGCAGATGAAGATCATTATAAGTATACATTTTCTGATAACTAG